AGAACGCGGCCGTCTCATAGTCCATGGTTCCGCTGATCCGCGCGGTCAGGCACGGGCCCGACCCAGTCGCGTGGACTGAGGGCTGTGCGTTCATCACGTGCTCCCTGCCGTCTCACCGGGAGACGCAGCCGATCGCCTACCGCGTTCCCCTCACAGCAGATCTTCACGCCGACCGGGAGCGCGCGAATCCCCCTTCCGTCTAGCGCCGCGGGCCTGGAGGGAGGAGGCTGGAGGTGGGAAGTGCCGCACACACCCGGGAGGTGCGGCTGTGGCGATCACTGTGGGCGGGTCGGACCCGCCGGAGCTGCGTCCGTTCGAGTCGGCGGACGAGGCGGGGGTGCTGGAGCTGCTCGCGGCGGACCGGCTGCCGGGCCAGCCGGAGTGTTCCGCGCGCATGCTCGCCGACGCCGTGGCCGGCCGCTCAGATGCTGACCTCGATGCGTGGGCCGCGCTGGCGGGGACGGTCATCACCACGGTGCTGTGCACACCCGGCGGCGCTATCGCGGGCGCCGTCTCCTGCGCCGGGCAGCCCGGCGACGGCACGGCGTTGCTGCTGTGGCTGCACTGCCACGAGGACTTCTCCACGGCACAGGCCTTGATCGCCCAGACGCTGCAGTGCAACGACAGCCGGCCCGTGCACGCCTTCACCCTGGCGTGCGCTATCACCCGAGGCCTGGTCGGTCTGCCGGAGTACCACCGCCGGGTCACTCGGGAAGCTCTTCAGGCTGCGGGCTTCACCACCCGAGGCCGGTGCCGGTACCTGCGTGCCGAGCTGCCCATCGCAGGGCTGCCCCACCTCGCCGACGTCCAGATGAACGACACCACCTCACCGCCGGGCAAACACCTTCAGGTCCGCCGTCCCGGACACGTCCTGGCCCAGGCCACCCTCGAACGCCCCGTGGACGGGGTCGGCCTGATCCGCAGCATCACCGTCGCCCCTCACGCCCGCGGCCAGGGCATGGGCCTGGGTCTGCTCGGCAACGCGCTGGACGTCCTGGTCGGCCTGGGCGCCCGCGAGGCGATCGTCTACCTCGACGAGGCCGGCGCCGACCCGGAACGGGACCCCGCTGTCGCCCTGCGCACGTACGCGGCCTCCGACTTCACCCAGGTCGACCGGCTGCTCACGTTCACCAGGCTGCCCACGGCGGCCCTGACGCCGGATTGAGCGGCCTCCGTGGCGGTCACGTCGTCCCTCAGGATCTGTACGAGCGAGGCGGCGGACTGAGCCAGGCTGCTCAAGAGCTGGTTTCCGGTGGCCATGGGCCGACACGTGAACGGGCCGGGTCAGGTGGGGGGAGATCGAGCCGCACCGCGACCCCGTCAAGGAACCGCTGAGGACTACGACGGAGCGGGCCGGGCGGTTGCGCCCCTCTGGGCAAGGGGTTGTGCGCACGGCCCGGCCGGACGACCGGTCTGAGGAGAAACCGGTCGGGGCGGCCGCGCTGTCGGGGGTCAGCAGCAACCGGCATGCTTCTCGGTTATGCCTCAGCGCCGGTCCAGGGAGGTGGTGGGGTGTTCGCGTGATTGCATGGCAACGGCGACGATGACGAGTCCGACTGCGGAAGAGACGCGTGGCTTCCTGAACAGTTGGCTGATCCCGAACGACACGCGGGTGTCCACCGAGACCATGCCGGATCTTCCGGCGGACGCGGCAGCCTGGCGGCGGGCCTATGCGCGCACACCGGTGCCGCACGGAGCGCAGGAGACGGCGGATCTGATGCGGCTGCGCGACGATCCGCGCGCCGATGTGGAAGAACGGGGGGCGGCACGTCTTAATATGACACCGGCGACTTCGTGACCTATCTCCCTGGGATAACTTCCGGACCGGCCCATCCACTGATCGACTTCTGACGCGCACAGTCCGCACTGAACCTTCTTTCCTCCGACGATCGGCCTGGTCAGCTGTTCATCTCCTGGGCGATCTGCCGGGTACCCGAGTGCGGTGGTGCGGCCGAGCGGGTGATCGGGGCCAGGCCGGCGATGGTTGCCGCAGCGACAACCAGAAGACCCAGGGCGATCGGAAGGCCGACCACCGTCGCCAAGCCGCCGATGATCGGGGAGACCAGCAGCCAGCCGAGGTTTCCGGCAAAGCCGACCTGGCCCATCGCCAGGGGCGCGTCGGGAAGCCCACCCGCCGCTGTGAACGCACCGGGGAAGACCGCGCTGATGCCGGCACCGGCGACAACGAGCGCCGGGAGCGTGGTCCCGGGCTGTCCGAGCAGCAGCGCCGCGCTCAGCGCGGCGGCGCAGCACAAGGTGCCTACCCGGATCAGGCGGGCCCAGCCGATGCGGTCGACCATCCAGTCGTTGAACAGCCGGGTGACGCCCTCTCCTGCTGAGAAGGCCGCATAGCCGGCGGCGGCCGTTGCGGCGTCCGCCCCCACGTGCCTCAGATACACGCCGCTCCAGGAGGCGGGGGCATCTTCCACCAGAGCAGTCAGGAAGGTCATCAACGCGAGCAGCAGCACGAGCATCCACCTGTTCGGCCCGTGATCGGCCGCATCCTGTTCGCCCGCGTCCGGCACACGAGCGGTCTTGGTCCGCTGCGCCTGCCGCGCGCGATCCCTGTCCGGCCCGAGCCCGCAGGCCGCCACCGCCGACACCACGGCGAGCACGGCAGCCGTGATCACGAACTGGGTCGTCAATGTCAGGCCAAGGGCCGCCGTGGCCACTCCGGCCAGCCCGCCGGCGACAGCGCCGACGCTGCGGATGGCGTGCATGGAGTTGAGCACCGCCCGTCCGTACCGCCGCTGCACGACGACCGCCTGAGCGTTCATCGCCACCGACGTGCACCCGTCGGCCGCGCCGAGCACCACCAGCAGGCCCATCAGGGACCAAGGCGACTGTGCCACCGGGATGAGGCCCAGCGGCACGCTCAGCACCACGGGTGCCGTCGCACTCACCGCACGGCTGCCGAGGTGCCGCACCAGCAGCCCGCCTGCCTGGCTGCCGGCCAGCGCCCCGAGTCCGGGACCGGCCAGCACCAGGCCCGAAATGCCTGCGGAGAGACGGAGTTCGGTCTGCACGGCGGGCACGCGGGCGGCCCAGGAGGCGAAGACCGCACCGTGGACGAAAAAGATCGCCGATACGGCTACCCGTGCCATCCGCGCGTTTGCGGGCAACCGGTCGTCCTCATCGCGCACGGGGCCGCCTCGGTGCCACGAGGGTGCCGCCAGTTGTCGTCCGCAGGGAGCAGCGGGCCTGGATTACGGTCATACAGCGGTCCAGTTGCCGCGTGTGGACGGTCAGAGGTGATCTGCCACGAAGCCCGCTACCTGGGAGCCGAGTTGTCGGCCCGCGCTGTTGTCGATCGAAGTGTGCTGGCCGGACCAGATGCGGCTGAGCCACGCTTCGGTGGCCGCCTCCTGGAAGCCGGCATAGGTTCGGGTGGTGCCTTTCGTTGTCACCGCGAGATGATGCCGCGCGCCGTAGAACCCGGTGAGCGTCGTTGCCGCCGCTTGGCTGAGGGCGGCGTGAGCGCTGGGATATGAGGGGTCCGGGGCGGTCGTCAACAGGGGAGCCCAGTGGGGATCGCCGGCGATGTCCGGGTTGTAGTGTGTGCCGCCGAGCCGGATGGCGGTGACGGGCCGCCATACGCGGTAGGCGTACTTGGCGTCGTACAGCGCGATGGTGGTGTCGGCGAGGGACAGGTCGAGGCGGGCGAAGACCTTCACCGCCCGCTCCAGGCTCGTGTTCGTGGAGGTGACCAGGTTCTGTGCGATCTGGTTCCAGACGTTCCAGATGGGCGCCGCCGCCCAGAACTTGGCGGACGCGGTCTGATCGGGGATGCGGGTGGTGCTGGTCTTGCTCCCCAGGCTCTTGACCTCGTTCAAGGCGGTGGCGTACGCGGCGCTGCTCACGGCAGGCGGCGCCGCTGGGCGGAACTGGTCACCGCCGGCCAGTACGAACGGCTTGACCGAGCCCCAGTTGGTGAACACCGGCTCCGGGAAGTCCGGAGGGGTGCGCCGGTAGTCACCGGCCTTGTCGCCGGGCCGGAAGCGAGGCGGCTTCGCCGAGGACCCGTCGTGGGACCGCAGACTGATCAGCCGGCGGGCGACCGCGGCTCCCACCGTCATGCCCGCCTGCTTGTCCGGGCCGGCCGGAATCGCGGACAACTGGCTGCTCAGCCGCTGGTCCACGCTCGCGCGTTGGGCCGGGTACAGGGCGACCAGCACGTCGTGGGCTGCCTGGTCCGCTGCGGCATCGGCACGAGCGCCTCGCGGCGCCGCCACCGAGAACTTGTAGGCGGGGCCGGCCCGGGTGATCGATACCACCGCGTCGTACTCGGCGGCCTGGAGGAGCGCGAAGCTGCGGGTGGGCTGGACGCCGGCCGGTTGCGCCTTCGGATCACTGAGGATGGTGATGAGCTCGCGGTTCCATTCCACGACCGACGTGCCCGGCTCCGTGGCTGCGGTGGGCAGGGTGGACGAGTGAGTGGCGCCGACCCCGAAAGCGGGGCTGGTGGGTCCGGCTGTCAGCGCAATTCCGGCCAGTATGACGAGTGTCTTCTGCTTTCCGCCCATGCTCTGCGGCTCCTTGTCGTCGGCGGCGGGTCGTGGTGACCGTTGCCGTACACGTCACCCATCCGGGTCACGGCCGGCCACATGGCCGGCGGACACCACGGATCGAACGGCGCGTGCGCAGCCCAATGCCACAAAGACGCACCCCGCACATCGGCTCCGGGGCGGGACGGGGACTGAGAAGCCGGTTCTGGTCCGGCTGGTACCCGGGCTGGGCCGGTCGTTGCGGAAACACCGGCTCACAAGGCGGCACACATCACCAGCGCCGACGTTTCGGAGGGCCGACCGGGCGCATGGTGCGCAACCCGATCACCTCTTCACGTCATCACGGTCGAGCGCCAGCTACAGCCTGCCGGGACCCGATCCACGCCGCAACTCAGACCAGCGGGAGCAGACGGGTCAGCAGCAGCACGCCCGCCCGGCTCGTGACCGCCTCCGGGAGCGACGAAAACAACTCCGACCGGGACTTCGGGAGCCGAGGATTGCGACACGTGCGACCTCCTGTTCATCCCCGACAGGTATGGTCTCGCGGTCCCGGATGCCGACAGATGGTGGTGGAGAGTGAGCCAGGCGTCGCAGCACGATGGGGCCGCTGTGCTGGAGCGGAGGCTGGGCGTTGTCGATGCCGTCGTCATCGGGCTCGGCTCGATGATCGGTGCGGGGGTCTTCGCCGCCCTGGCGCCGGCCGCGCGGGCGGCGGGCTCGGGACTGCTCGTGGGGCTGGCCGTCGCCGCCGTGGTGGCGTACTGCAACGCCACCTCCTCGGCCCGGTTGGCGGCACGCAGTCCGCAGTCCGGTGGGACGTACGTGTACGGCCGTGAGCGGCTGGGCGAGTTCTGGGGGTACCTCGCCGGATGGGGTTTCGTGGTCGGCAAGACCGCCTCGTGCGCGGCGATGGCACTCACCGTGGGGTCGTACGTGTGGCCGGCCCAGGCGCACGCCGTCGCGGTGGCTGCCGCGGTGGCGCTGACCGCCGTCAACTACGTGGGTGTCCAGAAGGCCGCCTGGCTGACGCGGGCGATCGTCGCCGTGGTCCTGGCCGCGCTGGGAGCCGTGGTGGTGGCCTGTCTGACCTCCACTGATGCTCAGACCGCGCGGCTTGACATCGGGTCGGACGCTTCCCTCACAGGGGTGTTGCAGGCGGCCGGCCTTCTGTTCTTCGCCTTCGCCGGATACGCGCGGATCGCGACCCTGGGCGAAGAGGTGAAAGACCCGGCCCGGACGATCCCTCGGGCCATTCCACTGGCCCTGGCAATCACGCTGGTCGTGTACGCGGCAGTCGCCGTGTCCGTGCTGGCCGTGCTCGGCCCGGACGGGTTGGCACGGGAGAGCGCGCCGCTGGCCGAGGCAGTACGGCAGGCCGGGGTGCCGGGGCTGGTCCCGGTGGCGCGGGTGGGGGCGGCCGTGGCGGCCCTCGGGTCGTTGCTCGCGCTCATCCTGGGCGTCTCTCGGACCGCGCTGGCCATGTCCCGGGACCGTCACCTCCCGCATGCTCTGTCCGCCGTGCATCCACGGTTCAAGGTGCCCTATCGATCGGAGTTGCTGGTGGGCGCCGTGGTGGTGATCCTGGCCGCCACCACAGACGTGCGCGGCGCGATCGGCTTCTCGTCTTTTGGCGTGCTCGCCTACTACGCCGTGGCGAACGCCTCCGCCTGGACCTTGACCCAGGAGGAGAACCCGCCGCCGCGCATCGTCCCTGCGGTCGGGCTGACCGGCTGCACGGTCCTGGCCTTCACCCTGCCTGCGACGTCCGTGGTGTGGGGGGCGGCGGTGCTCGCCCTCGGAGCGGCGGCCTACGGCGTGCGTCGGCGCCTCACGGCACGACATGCGTCGTAACGCCAGTGGGCCGCGTGTGGCGAAGTAGCCGTTGCCCAGTGTGCAGAGGGACTCACGCAGTTGCTCGGTGGTGGGGTCGTAACCCGTCCACTCCCGTGTCCGCTCCGACATCCGCCACCTTTCCCTCTCCTTCGCAGGCTGTGGAGGCCGAGTGTCTGCGGCGGGTCTCAGACCGGCTGGGGGACGACGGCGACCGGGCAGTCCGAGTGGTGCAGCAGGGTGTGACCGACCCGGCCGAGTTGCAGACCGAAGTGGCCGTGCCGACGCTGAGCGCCGACGACGATCAGGTCGGCTTCGCCCGATTCCTGCAGGAGGATCCGGTGGGCGGCGCCCTCGACCGCCTTGCGACGGACATCTGCCTCGGGATGCTCCCGTACCACCTCGCGCAGGGCGTCTTCGAGGCTGGTCGCGGCCCGCTCCTCGCGCAGCCTGGCGGCGTCGTCGGCGATCAGCATGTGGTCCACGGGTTCTTGTGACGGATTGCGCCAGGCCCTTACGGCTGTCAGGGCGCAGCCGCGCACCTCGGCTTCCCGGACGGCGAACCGTACGGCCCCCGTACCACCGGACGCGTCACCGACCCCCACCACCACGCGGCCGTAGGCTCCCCGGCGGTTGTCTTCCGCGCCCCGGATGACGACGACCGGGCAGACGGCGCGGGCCGCGACCGCGAGGCTGACGGACCCGAGCAGCATCCCGGCGATCTCGCCGCGCCCACGAGATCCCGTGACCAGGGCGAAGGCCTCGGGCGCCGTCCGTAGCAGCGCTGACACGGCGTCCTCGGGCAATGCCTCGCCGGACACCTTGACCCCGGGATTGCGTCGCTGGGCCCGTTCCACGCAGGACGCTACGATGTGCTCGGCCATGACCTCCTCGGCCGGACGGTCTGTGCTGAAGGACGGTTGGACTCCCTCGTAGCGCTCCCAGAGGGAGGCATGGACGAGATGGAGCGGCAGACCGTGCCGTGCCGCCTCGTCGACGGCCCAGTCGACCGCTGCCAGACTGGAGTCCGATCCGTCGACGCCCACGACCAGTGGGAGTCCCATAGACGTCACCGCCCTCTCGCCCGGTGCCGAGATCCTCCTGTGACTACCGTCGCACTGCCTGCCCGGTGCCGCGACACGCCGCCGGGCCCGGGGCCAGGGTGGTTCTCCGGCCGGTTTGCGACCTGCCAGGTCATGGTGATGCTTGAGGCATCGGCCGAGCCGGTTCCCCCGGCCGCCCCTCGAGGACGGAGACATGCCCGTCACTGTTCCGCACATCGTGAGCGATGTGATGACCACGCCCGCGGTCGCCGTCGGGCGGGACACGCGGTTCAAGGAGATCGTGCGGGTCATGGACGAGCGCCACGTGAGTGCCCTGCCGGTCGTGAGCGGCGAAGGGCGGGTCGTCGGCGTGGTGTCCGAGGCCGACCTGCTGGCGAAGGAGGAGTTCCGGGATCGCCGGCCCACCCGCTCCGAGCGCACGCGGCTGCGGTCCGATCTGGCCAAGGCGGAAGGTGCGACCGCTGAGGAGGTGATGAGCGCGCCCGCTGTCACGGTCCGCCCGGACGACACCCTGGCCCGGGCCGCACGCCTCATGGCCGTCCACCACGTCAAACGGCTCCCCGTCGTCGATGCCGAGGACGGACTGCGCGGCATCGTCAGCCGTGGCGACCTGCTGAGGGTCTTCCTGCGGTCGGACGAGGACATCGAGCAGGAGGTCCGCCGCACGGTGGTGTCCTACCTGTTCCCCACGCACGCCCACGCCATCCACGTGTCCGTGCGGGACGGTGTCGTCGAGCTCCGCGGGCCCGTCCACGACACCTCGCTCATCTGGGTCGCCGAGCGTCTCGTGAGCGGGTTGGAGGGCGTCGTGGGCGTCGAATCCCGACTCGACCGCGAGGGTTCAGGACCGGACAGCCCTGCGTACGAGCCATGACCGTCTACTGATCGGCAGGGGTGATCCGGCGGCCGGTGAGGTTGGTGGGTTCGATCGAGACCCACATCTCGCGCGCGCCACCCGCCCACGGCGTGGTGTGCGCGCGTTGGGCGAGCCCGCGTACCGCCTCGGGGTCCGTCACCACACGTGCCGGTCCGACGGCGAGCACGCTCCAGCCCTGGCTCAGGGCGTCGTCCACGTGGTCGACCTCGAAGGCGACCTCCGTCTCCGCTGCCGCCGCCGTCACGGAGTCGGGCGCGGTCCGGAAGACGATGGCGTCATCGACGACCTCATAGTTGACCGGGACGACCGCCGGACGGCCGTCGGACGTCGCCACCGCGATTCGCCCCACCCCGTGCGTGGAGAGCAGGGTGCGGCACTCCTGGGGGCTGAGGTCCCACAGACGAGGGTGCAGCAGTGCGTGTCCCTGCTGACCGGGCAGGAGATCGATGCCTCCCCCACGCAGCGCGGCGACCGAGGTACCCAGCGCGTCGGCCAGCCTGATGAGCATCGCCAAGGTCGGATCGGCGGGCTGTTCCTCCAGATAGGCCAGATAGCAGGGCGACATTCGCGCGCGGCCGGCCGTCTCCTCTCGGCTGAGCCCACGCCTTCGGCGTTCGACGGCCACCCGCCGGCCGATGTCACCGGGATTGCCCGCCCCGGCCGGCCTGGTCACCGCGGACGCGGCCGCTGCCTCGCCGGCTGCCGGCGGCGCCTCGCTCACCCCCGGGGGCTGCTTGTGCTCGAGATGGCGGATGTGGGCGTCCGGCCCCGGAAACACGAGCGTCACGTCGTCCGTGTCCGACCAGCGCACGTCCTAGGGGGGTGTTCCGTCGTCGTGGTGCAGTCCGACGATCTCACCGTCGCGCCTGGCTGCGCCGGTCGCCGGACTCTCGATGACGAGTTGGTCGCCGAGGTGAGCTCGCATGATCGCCGCCCTCTCCTCAGAATGGTGCTGTATCCAACCTGCCACGCGGGCCGCACCGTCGCACGGGGCGGCGGCCTCGTATCCGCGCGGCGGGTGTCCCGCACCCGGGAGGCACCATGCATCACCGAACAGTCGAGGAGCTCATGTCCCGGGACGTCGTCCGGGCACGGCCCGACACGCCGTTCAAGGAGCTCGTCAGGCTGCTGGAGGAGAACGGGGTCACCGCCGTACCCGTGGTGGACGAGCTCGGCCGCCCGATGGGCGTGGTGTCCGAGGCCGACCTGCTGCGCAAGAGCGCCGACCAGGCCGACCCGACCGGCAGGACCCCCATTCCGCATCTGGAGGCCTGGGAACGCGCCAAGGCCGAGGGATCCCGGGCCGAGGAACTGATGTCCGCTCCCGCGGTGTGCGCACGGCCCGAGTGGACCGTGGTCGAGGCCGCCCGCCTCATGGAGACCCAGAATGTCAAACGCCTGCCCGTGGTCGACGAGGCCGACCGGCTGCTGGGCATCGTCAGTCGTGCTGATCTGCTGCGGGTCTTCCTGCGCCGTGACGACGCCATCCGCGAGGAGATCACCGGAGACGTTCTGCAGCGCACCTTGGGGCTCGATCCGAGGGACGTGACCGCGGAGGTCCGCGATGGGCGGGTCACCCTCGCAGGCACCGTGGAGCACAAGAGTCTGATCCCCGTCATCGAACAGTTGTGCCGTGGCATCGACGGCGTGGTCTCGGTCACCGCGCAGATCGCCTTCCGGACGGATGACGCCCGGGACACACCTCCTGGGACCGTGTGAAGCGGCTGGGCATCAGGAGGGTTGTCCGGCTGTCTGGCGGGCGTTGGCCTGGACGTCGCGTTCGGCGGTCTCCAGCAGCTGATGGGCCAGATCGACCAGCGCCCTGCCTGCCGCCAGCTCGTCGCCGATCTCCGGCACGTTCGTGTCCGCCGGGTGGCAGTGCGCGATGCCGTGGCCGGTGAGTGCCGTGGTGCCGGTGTCCAGCACCAAGTGGGCCTTCGTCGTCCCATCGTCGTCCTCGAAGAGGTCGAGACGTACCTTCCACTGTCCTGTGTGCGACATCGTTCTCTCCTTGCCTGGCACGTCTCCACGATCCGACGACGGCCGTCCTGGATCACGGGGCCGAAGGTCCCGGGATACCGGCGACCGGCCCTGAAAGCCGGTCCCTGCGGCGGTCACATCTGGGGTACGACGGCCACAGGACACGGCGCGTGATGCAGCAGAGCATGGTTGACCAGGCCGAGTTGCAGCCCCGGATGCCCACGTCGCCGCCGAGCACCCACGACCAGCAGATCCGCTGTCGACGCGGCCTCCAGCAGCGCCTGGCACGCCGGTTTCTCGATCAAGCACCGGCTCACCGCGGCGTCGCGGTACCTTTCCGTGGGCCGGCGCAGAGCGTCGTCGAGCACCTGCCGGGGGACGCCGGTGGGCCTCAAACTGCCATGAGGGTGCCTGCGGTGTCGTACAGGCACGGACGGTGCCCTCCAGGCGTGCACGGCCTCGAGCCGGCAGAAGCCGCGTCCTCCTGCGACACCTCGCTGGACAACCGCACCGCCGGAGCACCCTCCCTGGCGCGCGCCGAGGCAGCCCTGATCACGGCGGACGCCTCCTGTTCACCGACCGCCGCGTGCAGCAAGTGGAGCGGGATCCCGTGCCGGGACGCCTCGTCGGCGGCCCAGTCGACGGCCGCGAGGCTCGCCTCGGATCCGTCGACGCCCACCGCAAGGGGAATCGTCACCGTCGCCTGCCCCTCTCCTGCCGCATGCCCTGGTTTCAGGCCCGCCCCGGGGCCCACATGCGTCGCGGCGAGCGCCGGGAGATCCTCGAAGGGAGGAGAACGCATCTCTTCCGGTATGCAGGCGATGCCCGACCGGTCCACACGACCGGACTCGTTCGCCGTCCCCTCCAGCTTCTTACGAGACGGAGACAGCCGTCATGCAACCAGTCGTCACCGTGGGCCTCGACGGCTCGCCCGAGAGCCTGGCCGCAGCCCGCTGGGCCGCCGAAGAGGCCGGGAGGCGAAAACTCACTCTCCGGCTGCTGCACGCGTTGCCGACGCTTGCCCCGGAGCCGGCTCGTCTCCCCGCGGAAGTCGATCAGAACTACTGGGCGAAGCGTCTCGTCGACACAGCGCAGGCGGAACTCCGGGCCCGCCACCCGGGCCTGGCCATCGACACGAGCCTGGTTGCCGACGACGCCGAACACGCTCTGCTCCAGGCGGCTTCCGAGTCGGAGATGGTCGTGGTGGGCTCCCGAGGACTCGAGTCCGTCGAGAGCTACTTCCTCGGGGACGTCAGCATGCCCGTCGTGGCACGGGCGGAGCGGCCCGTGGTGCTGGTGCGCGCTGAACCCCGGAACGCGAGGAGAGCAGCCGCGGCGGAGAGAAGCGTCGTTGTGACTCTGAAACTGCGCGGATCGCCGGACGACCTACTCGATTTCGCCTTTCGTACCGCTGCGGTCAGGAAGCTTCCCGTCCTCGCCGTCCACGGCCGCAGCGTGCCGCTTCGCGCACGTACTCCCTGGGGAGTGGACCACGGCTTCAGCGAGGAGACGACCCGGGGCGCGCAGGAGCAGGTGAGCAAAGCGCTGCTGCCGTGGCGGGAGAAGTACCCGCGGGTGGACGTGGCCGACAGCATCCGTCTCGAAAGCCCCGCCAAGGCCGTCGTACAAGCTGCCGAGGGCGCCTCGCTGCTGGTGGTGGGCCGACGCCGGCATCGTGCCGGTCCGGCGCACTACCTCGGTCCGGTGGCGCAGGCAGCCGTCCATCATGGACGCTGTCCGGTCGCGGTGGTTGCCCATGACTGAGCCAGGTGTCCGCGAGCCGCGTGCCGACGCGTCCGCTCTGCGGTCGAGTGTCCCGCACGACGGGGAGCCGCTGCCGCGCGCTGCGGTGTGCGAGACTCACACCGCGACGCTGTTCTTCGTCGGCGACCGAGCCTACAAGCTCAAGAAGCCGGTCGATCTGGGGTTCCTGGACTACACCACGGTCGCGGCCCGCCGAGCGGCCTGCGAGCGCGAAGTGGCCCTCAACCGCCGATTCGCCCCCGATGTCTACGTGGGGATCGGTGAGTTCCGCAGTCCCGATGGCGAGTCGCCTGAACCACTCGTGGTGATGCGTCGCATGCCGGAAGAGCGCCGCCTCTCCCACCTCGTCCGGGCGGGGGCTGTCGTGGACGACGTCCTTCGCACCGTCGCCCGGC
This genomic interval from Streptomyces sp. NBC_00557 contains the following:
- a CDS encoding universal stress protein encodes the protein MQPVVTVGLDGSPESLAAARWAAEEAGRRKLTLRLLHALPTLAPEPARLPAEVDQNYWAKRLVDTAQAELRARHPGLAIDTSLVADDAEHALLQAASESEMVVVGSRGLESVESYFLGDVSMPVVARAERPVVLVRAEPRNARRAAAAERSVVVTLKLRGSPDDLLDFAFRTAAVRKLPVLAVHGRSVPLRARTPWGVDHGFSEETTRGAQEQVSKALLPWREKYPRVDVADSIRLESPAKAVVQAAEGASLLVVGRRRHRAGPAHYLGPVAQAAVHHGRCPVAVVAHD